One genomic region from Kamptonema formosum PCC 6407 encodes:
- a CDS encoding CobW family GTP-binding protein, translating into MTNLNVQTPDFIYNIPKRGMPVTIITGFLGSGKTTLLNQILKNKQDLKVAVLVNEFGDINIDSQLLISTDDDMVELTNGCICCTINDGLLDAVYRVLERDDRIDYMVIETTGVADPLPIILTFVGTELRDLTNLDSVLTVIDAETFTPEHFDSEAAFKQIAFGDILLLNKTDLATPEKVKELEDYIRTVKEGARILHSKYGEVPLPLILGLGLAEIELYSNMENGDKHDHEHDNEHNHEHHHEHDNEHHHEHNHEHHHHHSEHLANDGFVSVSFQSDRPFSINKFQDFLEYKLPNDVFRAKGILWFVESDLRHLFQLSGKRFSLDADEWGKSPSNQIVLIGRNLNTAELRQQLAECVA; encoded by the coding sequence ATGACTAATCTCAATGTACAAACCCCAGATTTTATATACAACATTCCCAAAAGAGGAATGCCTGTAACTATAATTACAGGCTTTCTTGGCAGTGGTAAAACTACCTTACTCAATCAAATTCTCAAAAATAAGCAAGACTTAAAAGTTGCCGTTCTAGTTAATGAATTTGGGGATATCAACATTGATTCCCAGTTACTTATTTCTACCGACGACGACATGGTAGAATTGACTAACGGCTGTATTTGCTGCACAATTAATGATGGATTACTTGATGCAGTTTACAGAGTCTTAGAGCGAGACGATCGCATTGACTATATGGTGATTGAAACGACGGGAGTTGCCGATCCGCTACCAATTATTTTAACATTTGTCGGTACGGAGTTGCGGGATTTGACTAACTTAGATTCTGTTCTCACAGTCATTGATGCTGAAACATTTACTCCCGAACATTTCGACAGTGAAGCCGCTTTTAAACAAATAGCATTTGGCGATATTCTTCTGCTGAACAAAACTGATTTGGCTACGCCTGAAAAAGTCAAAGAATTAGAAGATTATATTCGCACAGTCAAAGAGGGGGCAAGGATTCTACACTCTAAATATGGTGAAGTTCCTTTACCGTTAATTTTGGGGTTAGGATTAGCAGAAATAGAGCTTTACAGTAACATGGAGAATGGGGATAAACATGACCACGAACATGACAATGAACATAACCATGAACATCACCACGAACATGACAATGAACATCACCACGAACATAACCATGAACATCATCATCATCACTCCGAACACTTAGCCAATGATGGATTTGTTTCGGTTTCGTTCCAAAGCGATCGCCCTTTTTCCATTAATAAATTTCAAGATTTTTTAGAGTATAAGTTGCCTAACGATGTATTTCGAGCTAAAGGCATTCTCTGGTTTGTCGAAAGCGATTTACGGCATCTATTTCAACTCAGTGGAAAACGATTTAGCTTAGATGCTGACGAATGGGGTAAATCTCCCAGCAATCAGATAGTCTTAATTGGTCGCAACTTGAATACCGCAGAATTACGGCAACAACTTGCTGAATGTGTGGCTTAA
- a CDS encoding GTP-binding protein, with protein MNQLVITAVAGPAGIGKTTWIRQQIATEPLPAVYFSPGTGNVPIDQACIAAEFPQVKTLSDTQKSLLTKHLINGGVAYIELGCYLQLDAVNSLLEEFPSRRVCIVPPTIKDSEWQNWADETVEGVSINQQCEELSIWRLPLQGNVIDPVSLDVFWYQEMTQGAYGKIHRAKGIFDIADGRAFYLDFVAELAETKYEELNLPRWLEGKPQRFSGIEIIGENLDETALLQTLEYSCLPEAAILYYQQQVKDSMSLSAEEETT; from the coding sequence ATGAACCAACTTGTAATCACTGCCGTAGCAGGCCCAGCCGGCATCGGCAAAACCACCTGGATTCGACAGCAAATAGCGACAGAACCCTTACCAGCGGTATATTTCAGCCCCGGAACAGGTAACGTCCCCATAGACCAAGCCTGCATCGCCGCTGAATTTCCCCAAGTGAAAACCCTAAGTGACACCCAAAAATCCTTACTCACCAAACACTTAATAAATGGTGGCGTAGCCTACATTGAATTGGGGTGTTACCTGCAACTTGATGCCGTCAACAGCTTGCTAGAGGAATTTCCCAGTCGCCGCGTCTGCATAGTACCGCCGACGATAAAAGACAGCGAGTGGCAAAATTGGGCCGATGAAACTGTCGAGGGAGTATCAATCAATCAGCAATGCGAAGAACTATCAATTTGGCGATTACCCCTACAAGGAAATGTCATTGACCCCGTAAGTCTCGATGTTTTTTGGTATCAAGAAATGACCCAAGGAGCCTATGGCAAAATTCACAGAGCCAAAGGCATTTTTGACATCGCTGACGGGAGAGCATTCTACTTAGATTTCGTTGCCGAACTTGCAGAAACCAAATATGAAGAATTGAATCTCCCCCGCTGGCTAGAAGGCAAACCCCAACGCTTCAGCGGGATCGAAATTATCGGTGAAAATCTGGATGAAACTGCATTGCTCCAAACTTTAGAATACTCCTGTTTGCCAGAAGCCGCAATCTTATATTACCAGCAGCAAGTTAAAGATTCAATGTCATTATCAGCAGAGGAAGAAACAACATGA
- a CDS encoding metallophosphoesterase family protein: MKIAVMSCIHGNYEALNAVLTDIDQQKADSIFCLGDLVGYGPHPHAVVEQIRSLDIPTCAGCWDEDIVEGLNSCECSYPSVLAEKRGKLAHEWTNQNIYPETREYLAQLPHSLKENNLCFVHGSPHTAHEYLLPELDAFIALERVLSTGADVLFCGHTHVPYIRTLDGGQLQVKVTGSDGKVDDYLNFSAPVLKIVNVGSVGEPRHGRPNATYVIYDEDTQNVTLREVEYDYQKTCAAIIEKGLPPIFAWRLARGLEFAERADDPTHVCAR, from the coding sequence ATGAAAATTGCAGTTATGTCTTGCATTCATGGTAACTATGAAGCCTTGAATGCAGTTTTGACAGATATTGACCAACAAAAAGCTGATAGCATCTTTTGTCTCGGAGATTTAGTTGGTTATGGCCCCCATCCTCACGCAGTTGTTGAGCAAATTCGCTCCTTAGATATTCCCACTTGTGCGGGATGTTGGGATGAAGATATTGTCGAAGGCTTAAACTCCTGTGAATGTAGTTATCCCTCAGTGTTAGCAGAAAAACGGGGCAAATTAGCTCACGAATGGACTAACCAGAATATCTACCCTGAAACGCGGGAATATTTAGCACAATTGCCTCACAGTTTAAAGGAAAATAACCTTTGTTTTGTTCATGGTAGCCCCCATACAGCCCATGAGTATTTATTGCCCGAATTAGATGCTTTTATCGCCTTAGAAAGAGTCTTATCTACTGGTGCAGATGTACTATTTTGCGGTCATACTCATGTGCCATATATCCGCACTTTAGATGGCGGTCAATTGCAGGTAAAAGTAACTGGTAGCGACGGGAAAGTAGATGATTATTTAAATTTTTCTGCGCCTGTTTTAAAGATTGTTAATGTCGGTTCGGTTGGAGAACCGCGTCATGGAAGGCCAAATGCTACTTACGTTATTTACGATGAAGATACACAAAATGTGACATTAAGAGAGGTTGAATATGACTATCAAAAAACCTGTGCTGCGATTATCGAAAAAGGTTTGCCGCCTATCTTTGCATGGCGTTTAGCCAGAGGTTTAGAGTTTGCAGAAAGAGCAGACGATCCTACTCATGTTTGTGCAAGATAG